The following proteins come from a genomic window of Hymenobacter canadensis:
- the rseP gene encoding RIP metalloprotease RseP, translated as MEILIMAGQMLLGLSILVGLHEFGHFATAKYFKIRVDKFYIFFDFLFPLPNVLNFALLKKKIGDTEYGIGWFPLGGYVAIHGMIDETQDADSLAAEPQPNEFRAKPAWQRLIVMLGGIIMNVITGVLIFTLLTYSQGDTYLPASEVRYGILPSKLGEEMGFRSGDKIVKINGRPFTEFNEVYSPDVMMGSNSFYTVERQGQLVDVPVPANFLDRLSDQGPERFVMPRNPFAVDRVNSGSPAAVGGLLPNDRIVQLDTKKVEFFPEFQKDLLARAGKPVKLTVERAGAMKTLDITVDEEGHLGFFPKSLLKESVRYYSFGESVPVGAKKAFGVITNQITAFGKIFKGEASFRKSVGGPWEIAQQYGPTWDWVWFWTMTGMLSMVLAFMNLLPIPALDGGHVVFLLYEMVAGRKPSDKFMENAQKVGMMLLLTLMAFVLIINPILKKIGI; from the coding sequence TTGGAAATTCTCATCATGGCCGGGCAAATGCTGCTGGGCCTTTCCATTCTGGTTGGCTTGCACGAGTTCGGACACTTCGCAACCGCCAAATACTTTAAAATCCGGGTCGATAAGTTTTACATCTTCTTCGACTTCCTGTTTCCGCTGCCGAACGTGCTCAACTTCGCGCTGCTGAAAAAGAAAATCGGCGACACGGAATACGGCATCGGCTGGTTTCCGCTGGGCGGCTACGTGGCCATCCACGGCATGATCGACGAAACCCAGGACGCCGACAGCCTCGCCGCCGAGCCCCAGCCCAACGAGTTCCGGGCCAAGCCCGCCTGGCAGCGCCTGATTGTGATGTTGGGCGGCATCATCATGAACGTCATCACCGGCGTCCTCATCTTCACGCTGCTCACCTACTCGCAGGGCGATACGTACCTGCCGGCTTCCGAGGTGCGCTACGGCATCTTGCCCAGCAAGCTGGGCGAGGAAATGGGCTTCCGCTCCGGCGACAAAATCGTGAAAATCAACGGCCGGCCCTTCACCGAGTTCAATGAGGTATATAGCCCCGACGTGATGATGGGCTCCAACTCGTTCTACACCGTGGAGCGCCAGGGCCAGCTGGTTGACGTGCCCGTACCGGCCAACTTCCTGGACCGCCTCTCCGACCAGGGGCCAGAACGGTTTGTGATGCCCCGTAACCCGTTTGCAGTGGACCGCGTGAACTCCGGCAGCCCCGCCGCCGTGGGTGGCCTGCTCCCCAACGACCGGATCGTGCAGCTCGACACCAAGAAAGTGGAGTTCTTCCCCGAGTTTCAGAAGGATCTGCTGGCCCGCGCCGGCAAGCCCGTGAAGCTGACCGTGGAACGCGCCGGCGCCATGAAAACGCTGGACATTACCGTGGATGAGGAAGGCCACCTGGGCTTCTTCCCCAAGTCACTGCTCAAAGAATCGGTGCGCTACTACTCCTTCGGCGAGTCGGTGCCGGTAGGTGCCAAAAAGGCCTTTGGCGTCATCACCAACCAGATAACGGCGTTCGGCAAGATCTTCAAGGGCGAGGCTTCCTTCCGTAAGTCGGTGGGCGGCCCCTGGGAAATTGCCCAGCAGTATGGCCCCACCTGGGACTGGGTCTGGTTCTGGACCATGACCGGCATGCTCTCCATGGTGCTGGCCTTCATGAACCTGCTGCCCATCCCGGCCCTCGACGGCGGCCACGTGGTGTTCCTGCTCTACGAGATGGTAGCCGGCCGCAAGCCCTCCGATAAGTTCATGGAGAATGCCCAGAAGGTAGGCATGATGCTGTTGCTGACGCTCATGGCCTTCGTACTCATCATCAACCCCATCCTGAAGAAAATCGGGATTTAA
- a CDS encoding phosphoheptose isomerase: protein MSTLDEQKTQLFQQTEKQLQQQGFTIDMQDRARPWGGFFVIDENQAQHFADVYFDNLSVETLRISGRLSPKILLVAPERRLSWQYHHRRAEIWRVVQGPVGVVTSSTDEEGALHTYQPGDTVTLRQGERHRLVGLSGWGVLAEIWQHTDAAQPSDEDDIVRVQDDFGR from the coding sequence ATGAGCACCCTCGACGAGCAAAAGACGCAGCTGTTTCAGCAAACCGAAAAGCAGCTGCAGCAGCAAGGTTTCACTATTGATATGCAGGACCGGGCCCGGCCATGGGGCGGCTTCTTTGTGATTGATGAAAATCAGGCCCAGCACTTCGCCGACGTATACTTCGATAACCTCTCCGTCGAAACGCTGCGCATTTCCGGCCGGCTGAGCCCCAAGATTCTGCTGGTGGCACCCGAGAGGCGCCTGTCGTGGCAGTACCACCACCGCCGCGCCGAAATCTGGCGCGTGGTGCAGGGGCCGGTGGGCGTAGTCACGAGCAGCACCGATGAGGAAGGCGCGCTACACACCTACCAGCCCGGCGACACCGTCACGCTACGCCAAGGCGAGCGGCACCGCCTAGTGGGCCTAAGCGGCTGGGGCGTGCTGGCTGAAATCTGGCAGCATACCGATGCTGCCCAACCTTCCGACGAAGACGACATCGTGCGCGTGCAGGACGACTTCGGCCGCTAG
- a CDS encoding OmpA family protein: MFRSFRSFLLLLWLAVLPLASQAQKIANARTRVVWSRPDPNPTFPNINRIAFYENKKELKAIQKAEKRRQWRQARVLLGEYVGKFGIENFYKNTPMLWRMAQLWEKEGDQEHAKAYYRLALKHHRQDVKKIQLYYDSLEQKTADFYVPLKVYYELVEYRKNIVAFRPPKGVLTTMGDAINSTVEDYGPTLNPDASMLLFSSKRKVRGGIKQVIDEDLYVSRKDGDLWTDAEPLPKPINSPYNEGSACFTKDGKTIYFARCECPSCHGNCDLFTSTFQDGQWSVPKSLGSQVNSGAWDSQPTLSRGEDTLYFASDRLGGFGLSDIWYTYKTKNGQWAKALNMGPVVNTRESEVSPFFHPLYNVLYFSSRGQLLNYGDFDIYKTYRVQGRWQEPRNIGPLVNGKGSEYYFTIDSESKNLYYARSEEKEMKNLDLFSFPLPMEAQPLATTHVEGLLMDSVSRRPLGGIVTIVDTDNGIEVAAKYLRPDGSFDFDLIDGSHYVMIIQSPDFFSLEKKFELRGDTVMKLMTNSIDYGLPLIFRNIEFDQDKSHIRASMQPILDRIALFMVDHPTFRLSITGHTDSKGDPDFNERLSQERAESIRRYIETKGKLKPNRIDSFGYGSTKPLKEEITDEDAKTNRRVEFRLIRPDGEEGKKPAADGGGEWK; the protein is encoded by the coding sequence ATGTTCCGCTCGTTCCGTTCTTTTTTATTGCTGCTGTGGCTGGCTGTTCTGCCGTTGGCCTCGCAGGCCCAGAAAATTGCCAATGCCCGCACCCGCGTGGTCTGGTCGCGCCCCGACCCCAACCCCACGTTTCCGAACATCAACCGAATAGCGTTCTACGAAAACAAAAAAGAGCTTAAAGCCATTCAGAAGGCCGAAAAACGCCGGCAGTGGCGCCAAGCCCGCGTACTGCTGGGCGAATACGTGGGCAAGTTCGGCATTGAGAATTTCTACAAAAACACCCCGATGCTGTGGCGTATGGCTCAGCTCTGGGAAAAGGAAGGTGACCAGGAGCACGCTAAGGCCTACTACCGCCTAGCCCTCAAGCACCACCGCCAGGACGTGAAGAAAATCCAGCTCTACTACGATTCGCTGGAGCAGAAAACGGCTGATTTCTACGTGCCGCTGAAGGTGTACTACGAACTGGTGGAGTACCGCAAGAACATCGTGGCCTTCCGCCCGCCCAAAGGCGTGCTCACCACCATGGGCGACGCCATCAACTCGACGGTGGAAGACTACGGCCCCACGCTGAACCCCGATGCCAGCATGCTGCTGTTCTCGTCGAAGCGCAAGGTGCGCGGCGGCATCAAGCAGGTGATTGACGAGGACCTGTACGTGTCGCGCAAGGACGGCGACCTGTGGACCGACGCCGAGCCGCTGCCCAAGCCCATCAACTCGCCCTACAACGAGGGCTCGGCCTGCTTCACCAAAGACGGCAAAACCATCTACTTCGCCCGGTGCGAGTGCCCCAGCTGCCACGGCAACTGCGACCTGTTCACGTCGACGTTCCAGGACGGGCAGTGGAGCGTGCCCAAGAGCCTGGGCTCCCAGGTAAATTCCGGCGCCTGGGACTCGCAGCCTACCCTTTCGCGCGGCGAAGACACCCTGTATTTCGCCTCCGACCGGCTGGGCGGCTTTGGGCTTTCGGACATCTGGTACACCTACAAAACCAAAAACGGGCAGTGGGCCAAGGCCCTGAACATGGGGCCGGTGGTGAACACCCGGGAAAGCGAGGTAAGCCCCTTTTTCCACCCGCTCTACAACGTACTGTACTTCAGCTCACGCGGGCAGCTGCTCAACTACGGCGACTTCGACATCTACAAAACCTACCGGGTGCAGGGCCGCTGGCAGGAGCCGCGCAACATCGGGCCGCTGGTGAACGGCAAGGGCTCGGAGTACTACTTCACCATCGACAGCGAGTCGAAGAACTTGTACTACGCCCGCTCCGAGGAAAAGGAAATGAAAAACCTGGACCTCTTCTCGTTTCCGCTGCCAATGGAGGCGCAGCCGCTGGCCACCACCCATGTGGAGGGCCTGCTGATGGACTCCGTCAGCCGCAGGCCGCTGGGCGGCATCGTCACCATCGTCGATACCGACAACGGCATTGAGGTGGCGGCCAAGTACCTGCGGCCCGACGGCTCGTTTGACTTCGACCTGATTGATGGCTCGCACTACGTCATGATCATTCAGAGCCCCGATTTCTTTAGCCTGGAAAAGAAATTTGAGCTGCGCGGCGACACGGTGATGAAGCTCATGACCAATTCGATTGACTACGGCCTGCCGCTGATTTTCCGCAACATCGAGTTCGATCAGGACAAGTCGCACATCCGGGCATCCATGCAGCCCATCCTCGACCGGATTGCGCTGTTCATGGTCGACCACCCGACGTTCCGCCTCAGCATCACGGGCCACACCGACTCCAAGGGCGACCCGGATTTCAATGAGCGGCTCTCGCAGGAGCGGGCGGAGTCTATCCGGCGCTACATCGAAACCAAGGGCAAGCTCAAGCCCAACCGCATCGACAGTTTCGGCTACGGCTCCACCAAGCCGCTGAAAGAGGAAATCACCGACGAAGACGCCAAGACCAACCGCCGCGTAGAGTTCCGCCTCATCCGGCCCGACGGCGAAGAAGGCAAGAAGCCCGCCGCCGATGGCGGCGGTGAGTGGAAGTAG
- a CDS encoding DUF6702 family protein, with protein sequence MMFRKFLLFSLLLLASLTVWAHTYHASILDVRYNPAKQQLEVALKVFTDDFEKALSVGQPTPINLDQTPKPLVLQLTTALLRKSLVFGARPGETLPLQLLGLQKERDAHWLYFTLKTARPLTGFTLRNTLLLDQFPDQMNIVNLESGGKKQSQLFRDGEETQKFSW encoded by the coding sequence ATGATGTTCCGTAAATTTCTGTTGTTCTCGCTGCTGCTGCTGGCCTCGCTCACGGTGTGGGCGCACACCTACCACGCCAGCATCCTGGATGTGCGCTACAATCCGGCAAAGCAGCAGCTGGAAGTAGCCCTCAAAGTCTTCACCGACGACTTCGAGAAGGCCCTGTCGGTGGGGCAGCCCACGCCAATCAACCTCGACCAGACCCCCAAGCCGCTGGTGCTGCAGTTGACTACGGCGCTACTGCGCAAGTCGCTGGTATTTGGGGCCCGGCCCGGCGAAACGCTGCCGCTGCAGCTGCTGGGGCTGCAAAAGGAGCGGGATGCCCACTGGCTCTACTTCACCCTGAAAACCGCCCGGCCGCTCACCGGCTTCACGCTACGCAACACGCTGCTGCTAGACCAATTCCCCGACCAGATGAACATCGTGAACCTGGAATCCGGCGGCAAAAAGCAAAGCCAGCTGTTCCGCGACGGCGAGGAAACCCAGAAGTTCAGCTGGTAG
- a CDS encoding 1-deoxy-D-xylulose-5-phosphate reductoisomerase, with the protein MPSEFPKRVSLLGSTGSIGTQALDVVRAQPGRFLVSALSAQSNAELLIAQAREFRPAAVVIGDEAKYQQVRDALAGQPETEVLAGAAALTEVAARPDTDVVLTAMVGYAGLLPTVAAIRAGKDIALANKETLVVAGQFITGLVQEHGVRLLPVDSEHSAIFQCLVGEEQNPIEKIILTASGGPFRGRSREQLAQVTKAQALKHPNWDMGAKITIDSASLMNKGLEVIEAKWLFGLRNEQIEVVVHPQSIIHSLVQFEDGSLKAQLGVPDMKLPIQYALGYPQRLANQFPRFHFLDYPQLTFEPADTTAFRNLALAFGAMELGGNAPCVLNAANEVAVAAFLRDEVGFLEMSDVVEECLSRVSYLANPSLDDYVLTDKEARRVAQECLVRK; encoded by the coding sequence ATGCCCTCTGAATTCCCCAAACGCGTCAGTCTGCTGGGCTCCACCGGCTCCATCGGCACCCAGGCCCTCGACGTGGTGCGCGCCCAGCCCGGTCGGTTCCTCGTTTCGGCCCTGTCGGCGCAGTCCAACGCCGAACTGCTCATAGCGCAGGCGCGCGAGTTCCGGCCCGCCGCTGTGGTCATCGGCGACGAAGCCAAGTACCAGCAGGTGCGCGACGCCCTGGCCGGGCAGCCCGAAACCGAGGTGCTGGCCGGCGCGGCCGCCCTCACCGAAGTAGCCGCCCGCCCCGACACCGACGTGGTGCTCACGGCCATGGTGGGCTATGCCGGGCTGCTGCCCACAGTGGCCGCCATTCGGGCCGGCAAGGACATTGCGCTGGCCAACAAGGAAACGCTGGTGGTGGCCGGCCAGTTCATCACCGGGCTGGTGCAGGAGCACGGCGTGCGCCTGCTCCCCGTCGATTCCGAGCACTCCGCTATCTTTCAGTGCCTGGTAGGGGAGGAGCAGAACCCCATCGAGAAAATCATTCTCACGGCCTCGGGCGGGCCGTTTCGGGGCCGCAGCCGCGAGCAGCTGGCCCAGGTCACGAAGGCCCAGGCCCTCAAGCACCCTAACTGGGATATGGGCGCCAAAATCACCATCGACTCGGCTTCGCTCATGAACAAGGGCCTGGAGGTGATTGAGGCCAAGTGGCTGTTCGGGCTGCGCAACGAGCAGATTGAGGTGGTGGTGCATCCGCAAAGCATCATTCACTCGCTGGTGCAGTTCGAGGATGGCTCCCTGAAGGCCCAGCTGGGTGTGCCCGATATGAAGCTGCCCATTCAGTACGCGCTGGGCTACCCGCAGCGGCTGGCCAACCAGTTTCCGCGCTTCCATTTCCTGGACTATCCCCAACTCACTTTCGAGCCCGCCGACACAACGGCCTTCCGCAACCTGGCGCTGGCGTTTGGTGCCATGGAGCTTGGCGGCAATGCGCCTTGCGTGCTCAACGCCGCCAACGAAGTGGCCGTAGCGGCCTTTCTGCGCGATGAAGTGGGATTTCTGGAAATGTCGGACGTGGTGGAGGAGTGCCTGAGCCGGGTTTCGTACCTTGCCAATCCGTCGCTGGACGACTACGTGCTTACTGACAAGGAGGCACGTCGCGTTGCGCAGGAGTGTTTGGTACGAAAGTAG